In Streptomyces sannanensis, the DNA window ACCAGTGGATCGACCGGCTGGCCCCCAGGGCCTGGGCGGTGGTCGCGGCAGGCACCTGCGCCACCTACGGCGGCATCCACGCGATGGCGGGCAACCCGACCGGCTGCATGGGTCTGGCCGACTACCTCGGCTGGGACTTCCGATCCGCCGGGGGCCTGCCGATCGTCAACATTCCCGGCTGTCCGGTACAGCCGGACAACTTCATGGAGACCCTGCTCTGGGTCCTCCACCAGGCCGCGGGGCTGGCTCCGACCATTCCGCTGGACGAGCAGCTGCGCCCCACCTGGCTGTTCGGCAAGACCGTGCACGAGGGCTGCGACCGCGGCTCGTACTACGAGCAGGGCGACTTCGCCAGGGACTACAACTCGCCCAAGTGCCTGGTGAAGGCGGGCTGCTGGGGTCCGGTGGTGAACTGCAACGTCACCAAGCGCGGCTGGATGGACGGCATCGGCGGCTGCCCCAACGTCGGCGGCATCTGCATCGGCTGCACCATGCCGGGCTTCCCCGACAAGTTCATGCCGTTCATGGACGAGCCGCCCGGCGCCGGCCTCTCCTCCGGACTGATGGGCGTGTACGGCCCGTTCATCAGGACCATGCGCTCGATCACCAACCGCAGCGCCAACAAGGAACCCAAGTGGCGCCACAACCGCTCCGAGCTGACCAGCGGCTTCCAGCCGCACTGGCCCGGCCGCTGAATCCCGCCGAGAGGAAAGACTCTTGACCACGACCGAGCCGGGCCGCCAGCTGACCGAGGTGGCCTTCGACCCGATCACCCGAATCGTCGGCAACCTGGGCATCTACACCAAGGTGGACTTCGCCAACAGCGAGGTCGTCGAGTGCCGCTCCACGTCGTCGATCTTCCGTGGCTACAGCGTGTTCATGAAGGGCAAGGACCCTCGTGACGCGCACTTCATCACCAGCCGGATCTGCGGCATCTGCGGCGACAACCACGCGACCTGTTCGGTGTACGCCCAGAACATGGCCTACGGCGTCAAGCCGCCGCCCCTCGCCGAATGGATCATCAATCTCGGCGAAGCCGCGGAGTACATCTTCGACCACACGATCTTCCAGGACAATCTGGTCTTCGTCGACTACTGCGAACGCATGGTCAAGGAGACCAACCCCAGCGTCCTGGACCGCGCCGAGCGGACCGAGGCCCAGCGCGGTCAGGTGCACGGCTACAAGACCGTCGCCGACATCATGCGGGCCTTCAACCCGTTCGAAGGGGAGATGTACAAGGCCGCGCTGCAGATGAGCCGGCTGACCCGGGAGATGTGCTGCCTGATGGAGGGCCGGCACGTCCATCCGTCCACGCTCTACCCCGGCGGTGTGGGCACGGTGGCGACCCCTCAGCTGTTCACCGACTACCTGGTGCGGCTGATGCGCTGCATCGACTTCATCAAGAAGGTCGTCGCCATGAACGACGACGTCTTCGACTTCTTCTACGAGGCGCTGCCCGGCTACGAGGAGGTCGGTCGCCGTCGCACCATGCTGGCCTGCTGGGGCGCCTTCCAGGACCCGGAGGTCGTCGACTACGACTACCGGAACATGAACGCCTGGGGGAACGCCATGTTCGTCACCCCCGGCATCATCGTCGACAACCAGCTGCTCACCACCGATCTCGTCGACATCAACCTCGGTATGCGCATTCTGCTCGGCAGCTCCTACTACAAGGACTGGGTCAACGAGCAGACCTTCGTCACCCACGACCCGCTCGGCAACCCGGTCGACCAGCGCCACCCCTGGAACCAGACCACCCTTCCCGCACCCCAGAAGCGCGATCTGGACGGCGGCAAGTACAGCTGGGTGGTCAGCCCCCGCTGGTACGACAAGCGGAGCGGCGACCATCTCGCGCTGGACACCGGCGGCGGGCCGATCGCCCGCCTCTGGGCCACCGCGTTGGCCGGCAAGGTGCGTACGCCCTATGTCAGCTCCACCGGGAGTTCTGTCCGGATCGACCTGCCCAGGACCCCGGAGACACCCGAGGCCAACCTGGAATGGAGCCCGCCGCCGTTCCCCAACACCATCGAACGCAACCGGGCCCGGATGTACTTCGTCGCCTACGCCGCCGGCATGGCCCTGTACTTCTGTGAACAGGCACTGGCCGAGGTGCGCTCCGGACACACCAAGGTCTTCGAGGACTTCGAGGTGCCCGACGAGGCGATCGGCGTCGGCTTCCACGAAGCCGTCCGCGGAGTCCTCTCCCACCATGTGGTCATCAAGGACCGCAAGATCGCCAACTACCAGCCCTATCCGCCGACCCCCTGGAACGCGAGCCCACGCGACTCCTACGGCACCCCGGGACCGTACGAGGACGCCGTCCAGGGAAGCCCGATCTTCGAGGAGAACGGGCCGGACGACTTCAAGGGCATCGACATCATGCGCACCGTGCGCAGCTTCGACCCCTGCCTGCCGTGCGGCGTGCACATGTATCTCGGCGGCGGACGCACCCTGAAACAGTTCCACTCGCCGACCTTCGGCTCGGTCGGGTAGGGGGCGGCGATGCCCTGGAGCGACGAGGACGCCCGAGAGCAGGTGGCCAGGGTCGAGGCCCTGCTCGGCTCCCTGGAACACCTCCCCGACGACGCCGCCCGCACCCGCGCCACCGAGAGCGTACGGGCGCTGGTCGATCTCTACGGGGACTGCCTGGCCAGGATCATGGGCCGGGCCGACGCCGGCCTCCGTGCGGCGCTGGCCGAGGACGAACTGGTCTGCCAGCTGCTGCTGGTGCACGACCTCCACCCGCTGCCGGCCGAGGAACGCGTCCGCCGGGCCCTCGACGAGGCGCGGCCGGTGCTGCACGAGCAGGGCGGTGACGCCGAGTTCCTCGGCGTCGACCAGGCAGTGGCCCGCGTCCGGCTGAGCACCACCGGCCAGGGCTGCGGCTCCACGGCGGCGGCGCTCGCGGCGGCCGTCAGGGACGTCGTGAGCCGTGCCGCCCCCGAGCTGGACGGTGTGGAGACCGAACAGGACAGGCGGACGCTGATCCCGGTCACGGACGTCCTGCTGAGGCGCCCGGCGGTGGCCGGATGAGCGCCTTCACGGCGTCGCGTCTGCGGCAGCTGGTCCGGGCCCGCCCCGCGGCAGCGCCACCGGGCAGACCCGGACCGGCGGGGGAGCGCTGCGAACTGTGCAGCGAACCGCTGCCGGAGTCCCACCGCCATCTGCTCGACATCCCCGCCGACGAGATCCGCTGCGCCTGCCGGGCCTGCTCCCTGCTCTTCGACCGGCAGGCCGCGGGCGGCGGCCACTACCGGCTGCTGCCGGACCGCCGTATGCGGCTGGACGGCCTCCACCTCGACGACCTCGTCTGGGCCGCCCTCGGCATCCCGGTCGACCTGGCCTTCTTCGTGCGCGGCAGCGCCGACGGGAAGGTGCTGGCCCGCTACCCGAGCCCCCTCGGCACCCTGCGGGCCGACATCGACCGGCGCGCCTGGGCGTCCGTCGAGCGGGACAACCCCGCACTGGCCACCATGGAAGAGGACGTCGAGGCCCTGCTCGTCGACCGTACCGGCGGCGCCTTGCGCTCCTGGCTGCTGCCGCTGGACGACTGCTACCGGCTCTCGGCCGTGGTCCGCACCCACTGGCAGGGCCTGAGCGGAGGGGACGAGGTCCGCCGGCGCATCGAGGACTTCTTCACCCAACTGCCCGAGGAGAAGAAATGAGCACCATCAGAGTCGGCAAACCCAACGTCGCCGTCGACCGGGCCGCACACACCCGGGGGGTGCGCGAGGGCAATCACGAGGGCAACTACGCGTGCCAGCCAGGTCACCGCAAGGACGGCAGCTCCACCGCGCGCCGGTCCACCGGCATCAACTCGAGGAAGCGCGACCCGCTGCTGCCCGAAATGCCGAACCTGTCGCCGGCATGACCGTCCCGGAGCTGGCCTTCACCGTCACCGCTGTCCGCCCCGCCCGGCTGACGGCCGTGCCCACCCTCGAATTCGGGCTCGCCGTCACCCGGGAGGGCGGCGGCCCCGTGCGCTCCGTCCTGCTGACCACCCTCATCCGGATCGCACCGGCCCGGCGCCGCTACGACCACGTCCACCGGCTGCGGCTGGCCGAGCTCTTCGGCACCCCCGACCGCTGGGCCGAGACCCTGCGTCCGCTCGTCTGGACCCGGCTCACCACCGTCGTTCCGCCCTTCGACGACCGTACGGAGGTCACGCTCGCGGTGCCGTGCACCACCGACATCCAGCTGGCCGTGGCCAAGTACTTCCGTGCCGTGGACCACGGCGAGGTGCCGCTCGACTTCCTGTTCAGCGGCACCGTCTTCCACAGCGCCCCGGGCAGCGGACTGAACACCGCCCAGATCTCCTGGGATTCACATACGGACTTCGACCTCCCCGCCGCCCTCTGGCGGGAGGCGACCGGCCGCACCGGCTGGATCCCGCTGTCGGCGGACAGCTACGACCGCCTCGACGACTTCCGCGCCCGGCACACCCTGAGCAGCTGGGACGAGACCGCCAACGCCCTGCTGGACAGGGCCGGAGCCGACATCACAGGAGCGCCATGGACGCCGTAGAGCAGATTGCCCGCACCTGTCTCTACGAGGGGTACCTGCTCTGGCCCTACCGCCGGTCCGCCCTCAAGAACACCTGTCGCTGGACCTTCGGGGCTCTCCATCCGCACACCGTCGCCCCGGTGCTCGGCGAGCCCGCACACCTGCGGACCGAGTGCCTCCTGCGCGCCGACACGGGCACCGACCTGTCCGTGCGGGTGAGATTCCTGCACCTCGTCGACCGCAAGGTCCTGCGGGACGGGCACGCCGTCGATTCGCTGACCGTGGACGGCCGCTGTCATCTCGCATGGCAGGAGGCCACCGAACGGGACCTCCGGCTGCCGCCCACCACGGTCGGAGCACTGCTCGACGCACCCCTCGAGGTACCGCTGTTGGTGCCGGGCGGCACCCATCGCGAGGAACTGGCCGACCGTCAGGGACAGTCGGCGGGCGAGCTGCTGCGTACCTGGGAGCCGCTGACCGGAACGACGGAGCTGGCCGCCTCCCGCGTGGACGCCGGCACGGTGCGGATCAGCGTACGCATCACCAACACCACGGACTGCCCCCGGCCTGACCCGGAGAACCGGCAGGCCCGGGAACTCGCCGTCCGCCACGCCCTGCTCTCCACCCACACCGTGCTGCGCAGCGAGCGAGGCACGTTCGTGTCGCTGGCCGACCCTCCCGAGGAGCTCCGCGACGCGGCCCGTTCCTGCGACAACCAGGGCTGCTGGCCCGCGCTCGTCGGTGAAGGAGACGAACGGGGCCACACCGTGCTCTCCTCGCCGATCACG includes these proteins:
- a CDS encoding hydrogenase expression protein HypE; translated protein: MSFEPTTTGFEEIHILWTSEGMSCDGDSVSVTAASLPSLEDVLLGAIPGLPKVHLHNKVLAYETGDAFMEAFHQAARGELAPFIFVVEGSVPNENINGDGYWTSMGNDPETGEPITLNQWIDRLAPRAWAVVAAGTCATYGGIHAMAGNPTGCMGLADYLGWDFRSAGGLPIVNIPGCPVQPDNFMETLLWVLHQAAGLAPTIPLDEQLRPTWLFGKTVHEGCDRGSYYEQGDFARDYNSPKCLVKAGCWGPVVNCNVTKRGWMDGIGGCPNVGGICIGCTMPGFPDKFMPFMDEPPGAGLSSGLMGVYGPFIRTMRSITNRSANKEPKWRHNRSELTSGFQPHWPGR
- a CDS encoding nickel-dependent hydrogenase large subunit; translated protein: MTTTEPGRQLTEVAFDPITRIVGNLGIYTKVDFANSEVVECRSTSSIFRGYSVFMKGKDPRDAHFITSRICGICGDNHATCSVYAQNMAYGVKPPPLAEWIINLGEAAEYIFDHTIFQDNLVFVDYCERMVKETNPSVLDRAERTEAQRGQVHGYKTVADIMRAFNPFEGEMYKAALQMSRLTREMCCLMEGRHVHPSTLYPGGVGTVATPQLFTDYLVRLMRCIDFIKKVVAMNDDVFDFFYEALPGYEEVGRRRTMLACWGAFQDPEVVDYDYRNMNAWGNAMFVTPGIIVDNQLLTTDLVDINLGMRILLGSSYYKDWVNEQTFVTHDPLGNPVDQRHPWNQTTLPAPQKRDLDGGKYSWVVSPRWYDKRSGDHLALDTGGGPIARLWATALAGKVRTPYVSSTGSSVRIDLPRTPETPEANLEWSPPPFPNTIERNRARMYFVAYAAGMALYFCEQALAEVRSGHTKVFEDFEVPDEAIGVGFHEAVRGVLSHHVVIKDRKIANYQPYPPTPWNASPRDSYGTPGPYEDAVQGSPIFEENGPDDFKGIDIMRTVRSFDPCLPCGVHMYLGGGRTLKQFHSPTFGSVG
- a CDS encoding NifU family protein, translating into MPWSDEDAREQVARVEALLGSLEHLPDDAARTRATESVRALVDLYGDCLARIMGRADAGLRAALAEDELVCQLLLVHDLHPLPAEERVRRALDEARPVLHEQGGDAEFLGVDQAVARVRLSTTGQGCGSTAAALAAAVRDVVSRAAPELDGVETEQDRRTLIPVTDVLLRRPAVAG
- a CDS encoding DUF5947 family protein; its protein translation is MSAFTASRLRQLVRARPAAAPPGRPGPAGERCELCSEPLPESHRHLLDIPADEIRCACRACSLLFDRQAAGGGHYRLLPDRRMRLDGLHLDDLVWAALGIPVDLAFFVRGSADGKVLARYPSPLGTLRADIDRRAWASVERDNPALATMEEDVEALLVDRTGGALRSWLLPLDDCYRLSAVVRTHWQGLSGGDEVRRRIEDFFTQLPEEKK
- a CDS encoding DUF6084 family protein — encoded protein: MTVPELAFTVTAVRPARLTAVPTLEFGLAVTREGGGPVRSVLLTTLIRIAPARRRYDHVHRLRLAELFGTPDRWAETLRPLVWTRLTTVVPPFDDRTEVTLAVPCTTDIQLAVAKYFRAVDHGEVPLDFLFSGTVFHSAPGSGLNTAQISWDSHTDFDLPAALWREATGRTGWIPLSADSYDRLDDFRARHTLSSWDETANALLDRAGADITGAPWTP